From Bos javanicus breed banteng chromosome 5, ARS-OSU_banteng_1.0, whole genome shotgun sequence, the proteins below share one genomic window:
- the LOC133247964 gene encoding snRNA-activating protein complex subunit 4-like, whose amino-acid sequence MFELRQGKAMRRNKPRQHGVREARPAGGAGPAGWAGAGPVVPAQVREAAERDALPSRRHPPPLRAALHWNFPPDPSCCIYPRVRRGAVLFAAWVSLSRPSPRARGEAQPGATAEDWGGTGRHFAAFGETGEHPFPRAEPRPARSGDPAPTTPKKQPQGTSGLPLSYKGK is encoded by the coding sequence ATGTTTGAATTACGTCAGGGCAAAGCCATGAGGAGGAACAAGCCCCGGCAGCACGGCGTGCGGGAGGCGCGGCCTGCGGGAGGCGCCGGGCCGGCCGGGTGGGCGGGCGCGGGGCCCGTTGTTCCGGCGCAGGTGAGGGAGGCGGCGGAGAGGGACGCGCTTCCCTCTCGCCGCCACCCCCCTCCCCTGCGGGCAGCTCTCCACTGGAACTTTCCTCCCGACCCCAGCTGCTGTATTTACCCACGGGTCCGCCGGGGAGCTGTTCTGTTTGCTGCCTGGGTGTCTCTCTCTCGGCCGTCGCCGCGTGCCCGGGGGGAAGCGCAGCCTGGGGCCACCGCGGAGGACTGGGGCGGGACGGGGAGGCATTTTGCTGCTTTCGGGGAAACCGGCGAGCACCCCTTCCCCCGAGCCGAGCCGCGGCCCGCACGTTCAGGGGACCCAGCCCCGACGACACCCAAAAAGCAACCGCAGGGAACTTCGGGGCTCCCGTTGTCCTACAAAGGGAAGTGA